The Magnolia sinica isolate HGM2019 chromosome 3, MsV1, whole genome shotgun sequence genome includes the window CTCGAATGAGCCTACCAGCCTCCCTCTGAGACTCCTTTTCCACTGTCCCAACCAGCTTGGTAATTAAATTTGGCCACCACGAAGGCAGTGTCTCCTTCTTAGAAACCCGACGTTTGTCCAAAACCCGATCCCCGCTTCTCCTCTCCGTCGCTCTAACATACGAAAGAGGATTCACCGAAACCATAAAATCACCCCTCTCCTTAATTCTCTTACCAACAACAACCTCTCTTCCCGCAAGACTCCGATCCCGCCTCCGAACCATATCCCAGTTACCGAGTCCGGACCGCAGTCCTAACTTCACCAAAACCCTAACAGCGAAAACGAGAATGAAGCTCAAGACGGTGAGATTCGCCAAGAATTCCAGAGACGATCGACGACAGGCAACAACCATCCGTCCTTTCCGGTCAAAAGTGACGAGAGTCTGCAAATCAGCGAAGGTTTCAGCACCAGCAGAGACGAATTCACGGAATCTGGATTCGGATGATCGGAAGAACCTCCGCAGTGACATCGAGGCCTGATTCGAGATGTCTTCCAGATCAATTACCATCTCGAGCTTTCGTTCAGCGGGAGACGACTTGGGGGATTTCTTGGGGTTGCGACGGCGAAGAGAAGAGAAGATGTGGAGATGTTGGGGAATTCTAGGGCTTACTTTAACGCCATCGTAGAGAAAGGGGATTTTTTCTGTGCGGCATTGGCCATGACAGGAGCAGAAGCAGAGGGAGTGagaggaggatgagagagagaacATTTATACATGGGATTTTTGGAGAGGGAAATGAGGAAGATGTGTTTTTATAGACGTTGGCCCATCTGcacaatttaaaaaagaaaagatggtggtgactcatctccTCACATGTGGTACTGTTTTACagctatccaggccatccaaattgtgggtcccattgttgaTTGGACCAAAGCCTAAAACTAGACTGATCAGGTATTACTATACATCTCCGGTTGATGGCtattaaatcaatggttaaaaatagcGTACTAATTCAGAGGGAATATCAGACGGTTGTAGTATCTTCTCATTGTAAGTTTTGGAGCACGGTTGAGTCGGTactttggacggcctggatttacCTTTCGGCTTAAAAATGGTGAAGAACGAGCACAGGAGTCTAGGTATCTTCAAATCTTAGGCTGCACATGTTGCGGACTGTGTACGTAGGGAATTTTTTTATTGGGAGTTTGACGTATGGacgcggattacgtcctaccccaGCCCGTCTCTGGCCACGAAGATGTAtccgtatatccacaccgtccatccattttctcacatCATTTTAAAGTACTTGCacgaaaatgagttagatccaacgctcaagtgaaccacaccaaataataagcttggttacattaaatgcaacagtcatctttggtgtggtccacttaagcgttggatCTAACTTAATTTTGtgtacatgccttaaaatgatctgacagaaaggatgaacggtgtagataaatagATAAATCACTGGGCCCGCCcacacatccacgccgtccatccgctttgataGCTCATTGGAGGGCGTGATTCCAAAAATtatgtatatctaaatctcagtaGACCATATGACAgaaaacattgatgattgaatacccatcattaaaaacttgctgGGGCTACtggaatgtttactttccatccaacctgatgataaggtcacaaagaagtAGATGAAgcgaccatacaaatatcagcttggttttgTGGCccacgggaagtttttaatagtcaatcccaaccgcttcctatggtgtgatccagttgagatttggatctgtttcatttctgagatcatgccctaaaataagcagtCGAAAGGGACAAACAGCGTGGATGCAATAGCGTGAGATCCACCGAAGTTGGGTCCTTCCTTCCCTGGTTACCATTTTAAACCATGActcaatctcttttttttttttttttttttttaacacacactcatgccttagtgggatttcaccctatggattttttatttttatttttatttttattatcttaatttttttaatttttaacacacacccccacatactcacgccttagtgggatttcaccctatgggtactcaaatccttgaccgggtgttgaaactcctaagagtctaccaccggagcaagggtAAGGATCCCATGACTCAATCGTTTATAAGATCAGAAAGCCCTTTGCCACTGGAACCATTTACCTTATTTCCGTTAAGAAGAAATGCTCTCCTCCAACTGGTTCTCATGAAAACTTACCTCATGAAACTCCCAAGATCCAGACAGTTCATTAGAAGAATTACCTCATGAAACTCCTAAGGATCTAAAAATCCAGTGAGTCATAGTAAAGTGAGAAGCAAATCAAAGGACTCAGTGTTTTCACTTTGCTATAACCTGTTTTTTAGATCAGGCCAAAAATTTAGCTGGCGAGTTTCATAAAATGACTCATTCAGTGGACCGTCTCGATTTTGTGGCCACATCACATATTAGAAGTTCTCACAAAGTTTTCATGAGAACAAGTTCATATGAGAGCATTTGGGCTGCTATTAGTTACTGACATAATGCCTATTCTCATATGCGATCCAACTCATTCATAAGGATATTTCCACTAAGATTAAGTCCTAATACAAAGAtatgcttaatccaaaacttctccaagtcctgagaaggtttcaacggtggacgtcctATCTGCTCATAGTTTTGAATCTACCTAAGTTTTAAGCACATGGCCTAAACATGAATCAGTGCAACAAATGAATTAAATATATTTCATACAAACATTAT containing:
- the LOC131240066 gene encoding uncharacterized protein LOC131240066; translated protein: MFSLSSSSHSLCFCSCHGQCRTEKIPFLYDGVKVSPRIPQHLHIFSSLRRRNPKKSPKSSPAERKLEMVIDLEDISNQASMSLRRFFRSSESRFREFVSAGAETFADLQTLVTFDRKGRMVVACRRSSLEFLANLTVLSFILVFAVRVLVKLGLRSGLGNWDMVRRRDRSLAGREVVVGKRIKERGDFMVSVNPLSYVRATERRSGDRVLDKRRVSKKETLPSWWPNLITKLVGTVEKESQREAGRLIRAIMDNRMSGKDLTEDDIIQLRRICRTSGVKVSIETANARDSLYRASVDFVLNTCSNAMCQPNLVHIDGEELRQFVAGFADNIGLEDARAATIVCAAVAARTRSRFLQAWAFEIQGKRSEALDELLKICAIHQIFPPEEYSPEMEMVARGLEKHLKLEQREHLLKLLEGVCRAENQRIAVEALGLFVPPKDNGDMPASRYL